A single window of Granulicella mallensis MP5ACTX8 DNA harbors:
- a CDS encoding MFS transporter: MAEITQQPKRYAPLWLMGMSNMTLGLFGGFLLVPLPQMLAAQGVPEGYITAIVAACLSPGFWGFALGPLLDVRFSRRWYATLFAILAGAIMAAAILSQHHMRTLETLLIIGYASAMLSSNALGGWLGTIVRREDEAQLSAWTQVGSYLGYALMAVLPGELSRVLPPSVIAPLLGTLVALPAVIFLWMPVPLENLTQARRLAESFGAFGRELLALFKRREVLVALPLFLLPTGSFAMTNNLGGIGQDFHASPQFVSRISALMLMLAGAFGCLMLPLLAKKIRILPLYFVVGIAGALFTLSLLALPHAPATFATAILGENIFQALSFSTAVAITFDTIGRNNPLAATQFGLLTSATALPISYMGALDGWAYGHGGLRGELRTDALVSLAACVALLPLVRLMRKG; this comes from the coding sequence ATGGCCGAAATCACCCAGCAGCCGAAACGATATGCCCCTCTGTGGTTGATGGGCATGTCGAACATGACGCTTGGCCTGTTCGGCGGATTTCTGCTCGTGCCGCTGCCCCAGATGCTCGCCGCACAGGGTGTGCCCGAGGGCTACATCACAGCGATCGTCGCGGCGTGCCTCTCGCCGGGGTTCTGGGGTTTTGCCCTGGGGCCTTTGCTCGATGTCAGGTTCTCGCGGCGGTGGTACGCGACGCTGTTCGCAATCCTCGCCGGAGCCATCATGGCCGCCGCCATCCTGTCGCAGCACCACATGCGCACGTTGGAGACGCTGCTGATCATCGGCTACGCCTCGGCCATGCTGAGCTCCAATGCACTCGGCGGTTGGCTCGGAACGATCGTACGCCGCGAAGACGAGGCCCAGCTCAGCGCCTGGACCCAGGTGGGAAGCTACCTGGGCTATGCCCTGATGGCCGTTCTTCCCGGCGAGCTCTCCCGTGTACTGCCTCCCTCTGTCATAGCCCCTCTGCTGGGCACGCTGGTCGCCTTGCCTGCCGTGATCTTTCTGTGGATGCCGGTGCCTCTCGAAAACCTTACCCAGGCCAGGCGGCTCGCGGAGAGCTTTGGAGCCTTCGGACGAGAGCTGCTGGCTCTCTTTAAACGCCGCGAGGTCCTGGTGGCGCTTCCTTTATTCCTGCTGCCGACAGGATCGTTCGCCATGACCAACAATCTCGGCGGCATAGGACAGGACTTCCACGCCAGCCCCCAGTTTGTGAGCCGCATCAGCGCGCTCATGCTCATGCTGGCCGGTGCGTTCGGCTGCTTGATGCTGCCTCTGCTGGCGAAGAAGATACGGATTCTGCCGCTGTATTTTGTGGTCGGCATCGCAGGCGCACTCTTTACCTTGAGCCTTCTGGCGCTCCCCCATGCCCCGGCAACCTTTGCCACGGCCATCCTGGGAGAGAACATCTTCCAGGCACTTTCTTTCTCGACCGCTGTAGCCATTACCTTCGATACGATCGGGCGCAACAACCCTCTGGCGGCAACGCAGTTCGGGCTGTTGACCTCGGCAACGGCCCTGCCCATCAGCTACATGGGCGCACTCGACGGCTGGGCCTACGGCCACGGAGGTCTGCGAGGGGAGTTGCGCACCGACGCCCTTGTAAGCCTCGCCGCCTGCGTGGCACTGCTGCCGCTGGTACGGTTGATGCGCAAAGGGTAA
- a CDS encoding YbjQ family protein, protein MAAPNQPLPFSESMVTTALELPGYRIVENFGVVRGIVVRSRSVFGTIGASLQTIIGGDITLYTELCERTRADAFHRMMVHAAERGANAIVSTRYDANEIMQGVNEVLAYGTAVRVERIG, encoded by the coding sequence ATGGCCGCACCGAACCAACCGCTTCCCTTCTCCGAATCCATGGTGACGACAGCGCTGGAGCTGCCGGGCTATCGCATCGTCGAAAACTTTGGCGTGGTGCGAGGCATCGTCGTGCGCTCACGGTCCGTGTTTGGAACCATTGGAGCAAGCCTGCAGACCATCATCGGCGGCGACATCACGCTCTACACCGAGCTCTGCGAGAGAACCCGCGCGGATGCCTTTCACCGGATGATGGTTCACGCCGCCGAACGTGGCGCAAACGCCATCGTCTCCACGCGCTACGATGCCAACGAGATCATGCAGGGCGTAAACGAAGTGCTGGCCTACGGCACGGCGGTACGCGTAGAAAGAATAGGCTAA
- a CDS encoding VOC family protein produces the protein MARVTGIGGVFLRSRDPKALAKWYAENLGVHLSDFNGAAFQWSDEVPAGTGMTAWSAFPTDTQYFGEGQQAAMINYRVDDMDALLTALSAAGVWIDPKREDHSYGRFAWIKDCDGNRLELWQPLASE, from the coding sequence ATGGCACGAGTTACCGGTATTGGCGGCGTCTTCCTCCGCTCACGCGATCCAAAAGCACTGGCAAAGTGGTATGCCGAAAACCTCGGCGTGCACCTCAGCGACTTCAACGGCGCAGCCTTCCAATGGAGCGACGAAGTTCCCGCCGGCACGGGCATGACGGCCTGGTCCGCATTCCCCACGGACACGCAGTACTTCGGCGAAGGCCAGCAGGCCGCGATGATCAACTATCGTGTCGATGATATGGATGCCCTGCTCACAGCACTCTCCGCAGCCGGAGTCTGGATCGATCCGAAGCGCGAAGATCACTCTTACGGACGCTTCGCCTGGATCAAAGACTGCGATGGCAACCGCCTGGAGCTGTGGCAGCCGTTGGCCAGCGAGTAA
- the trpD gene encoding anthranilate phosphoribosyltransferase, with protein MSIQHELRRIVEARETLSRGEALILMQRILDGEAADVEIAALLGALAGRGETAEEVAGFASAMRAVATTLPLSSAEQASLVDTCGTGGDASGSFNISTAAALVAAAAGAKVAKHGNRAITSRCGSADVLDALDIPTTLAPEEAVNALRQHGFCFLLAPSHHPAMKAVMPVRRAMGVRTVLHVLGPLLNPAGARRQVMGVYSARLVPLVAEAMTMLGIQHAFVVHGDGGLDELALSGPSEVAEVLDGEVRQYVVTPEDFGLQRAPLSALEGGDATANALILKTIFSGAPGPHRDVVLLNAAAVLVAAGRVNDIREGVTLAAQTIDSGAVTNLVAALAQ; from the coding sequence ATGTCGATTCAACACGAACTGCGGCGCATCGTCGAAGCGCGCGAGACCCTCTCGCGCGGCGAAGCCTTGATCCTGATGCAACGCATCCTCGACGGTGAGGCCGCCGACGTCGAAATCGCCGCCCTGCTGGGCGCTCTGGCCGGTCGCGGCGAGACCGCCGAAGAAGTCGCGGGCTTTGCCTCCGCCATGCGCGCGGTGGCCACGACCCTTCCGCTCTCCTCCGCCGAGCAGGCCTCGCTGGTCGACACCTGCGGTACCGGCGGCGATGCCAGCGGCAGCTTCAATATCTCTACCGCCGCCGCCCTGGTAGCAGCGGCGGCCGGTGCAAAGGTCGCCAAGCATGGCAATCGCGCCATTACCTCACGTTGCGGCTCAGCCGACGTGCTCGACGCGCTGGATATCCCAACCACTCTCGCACCCGAAGAGGCCGTCAACGCCCTTCGGCAGCACGGATTCTGCTTTCTGCTCGCCCCTTCGCATCATCCCGCGATGAAAGCCGTCATGCCCGTACGGCGAGCCATGGGCGTGCGCACGGTGCTGCATGTGCTCGGCCCGCTGCTCAATCCCGCAGGCGCACGACGGCAGGTGATGGGCGTGTACTCGGCGCGGCTGGTTCCGCTGGTCGCGGAGGCCATGACGATGCTCGGCATTCAGCACGCCTTTGTCGTGCACGGCGATGGCGGACTGGACGAGCTGGCCCTCAGCGGCCCCAGCGAAGTCGCCGAGGTGCTCGACGGCGAGGTCCGGCAGTACGTCGTCACCCCCGAGGACTTCGGACTGCAGCGAGCCCCCCTGAGCGCCCTTGAAGGCGGCGACGCAACAGCAAACGCCCTGATTCTGAAGACGATCTTCAGCGGCGCACCGGGGCCGCATCGCGACGTCGTGCTGCTGAACGCCGCAGCCGTGCTGGTTGCCGCGGGCCGAGTCAACGATATTCGCGAAGGTGTAACCCTCGCGGCGCAGACTATCGACTCGGGCGCCGTCACAAATCTGGTTGCGGCGCTGGCCCAGTAA